Proteins encoded in a region of the Pseudomonas denitrificans (nom. rej.) genome:
- a CDS encoding AraC family transcriptional regulator, whose product MQAIDQRPTDSHLTEQTREVVLRYHQCWKHRDLEAVLALYHPQVQYNDFFQNRTLGYTDLRDYVQGTMPSRPEEFLDHIDRIRVDGDTAFIQYRIAVTLSGRLATFHSSEAITVREGLIWRINEYASVVREGGESRPQAIDPRPATSRLGLSPRQLSQLASDLEDYFSKSQPYLAPDLDLTQVATATGYTRNQISYLLNQVMGLSFYQYVNQTRLTHLLSQLRPPLPSRIDELAFSAGFNSLSAFYRCFRQQTGQSPREYLKRLREEQQEA is encoded by the coding sequence ATGCAAGCCATCGACCAACGCCCGACCGACAGTCACCTGACCGAGCAGACCCGCGAGGTGGTGCTGCGCTACCACCAGTGCTGGAAGCATCGCGACCTCGAAGCGGTGCTCGCGCTGTATCACCCGCAGGTGCAGTACAACGACTTCTTCCAGAACCGCACGCTGGGCTACACCGACCTGCGCGACTACGTGCAGGGCACCATGCCCAGCCGCCCGGAAGAGTTCCTCGACCACATCGACCGCATCCGCGTGGACGGCGACACCGCCTTCATCCAGTACCGCATCGCGGTCACCCTGAGCGGCCGCCTGGCGACCTTCCATTCCAGCGAGGCGATCACCGTGCGCGAAGGCCTGATCTGGCGCATCAACGAATACGCCTCGGTGGTGCGCGAAGGCGGCGAAAGCCGTCCGCAGGCCATCGACCCGCGTCCGGCCACCAGCCGCCTGGGCCTCTCGCCGCGCCAGCTCAGCCAGTTGGCCAGCGACCTGGAAGACTATTTCAGCAAGAGCCAGCCCTACCTTGCGCCGGACCTGGACCTGACCCAGGTGGCCACCGCCACCGGCTACACGCGCAACCAGATTTCCTACCTGCTCAACCAGGTGATGGGGCTGAGCTTCTACCAGTACGTCAACCAGACGCGCCTGACCCACCTGCTCAGCCAGCTGCGCCCGCCGCTGCCTTCGCGCATCGACGAACTGGCCTTCTCCGCCGGCTTCAACTCGCTGTCGGCCTTCTATCGCTGCTTCCGCCAGCAGACCGGCCAGTCCCCCCGCGAGTACCTCAAGCGCCTGCGCGAGGAACAGCAGGAGGCCTGA
- a CDS encoding NAD(P)/FAD-dependent oxidoreductase — protein sequence MSAWRHISLWMNQLDDDLVPRPSLQGTLDVDVAIAGAGYTGLWTAYYLKLRAPQLKIAIVEAETAGFGASGRNGGWLMGNMLGEDRLLAGLSPEQRRASYDLLHDIPDEVARVLDREGIDCDYRKAGVLYTAARYPEQETRLREYLAHLHAEGLTEDDYRWLSKSELDEQLRIPSSLGAIHTPHCATIDPAKLVRGLARTVERQGTQIFEKSRVTHWAPGLLRTDRGELKAHWVVPAIEGYAVDLPPLGNYQLPVQSLLVATEPLPESVWAEIGLDKGQAFSEFSRQVTYGQRTPDNRLAFGARGGYRFGGKLRNDFSLTEDEVGLRRYLFSELFPQLKDVRITHTWGGNLGMSRRFHPHMLIDRRNGIALAGGYGGEGVGATNLGGRTLADLILGQDSALTRQPWVINDRSVQDGLRGWEPEPCRWLGYNAIIRSFVHEDDVLANPHSAPWRRRLAEKVAASMENLMTWKVG from the coding sequence ATGTCGGCATGGCGTCATATCAGTCTGTGGATGAACCAGCTGGACGATGATCTCGTCCCGCGGCCGTCCCTGCAGGGCACCCTGGACGTCGATGTGGCCATCGCCGGCGCCGGTTATACCGGCCTGTGGACCGCCTACTACCTGAAGCTGCGCGCACCGCAGCTGAAGATCGCCATCGTCGAGGCCGAGACCGCCGGCTTCGGCGCTTCGGGCCGCAACGGGGGCTGGCTGATGGGCAACATGCTCGGCGAGGATCGCCTGCTCGCCGGCCTGTCGCCCGAGCAGCGCCGCGCGTCCTACGACCTGCTGCACGACATCCCCGATGAAGTGGCCCGCGTGCTCGACCGCGAAGGCATCGACTGCGACTACCGCAAGGCCGGCGTGCTCTACACCGCCGCGCGCTACCCGGAGCAGGAAACCCGCCTGCGCGAATACCTCGCCCACCTGCACGCCGAAGGCCTGACCGAGGACGACTACCGCTGGCTGAGCAAGAGCGAGCTGGACGAGCAGCTGCGCATTCCCAGCTCGCTGGGCGCCATCCACACCCCGCACTGCGCCACCATCGACCCGGCCAAGCTGGTCCGTGGCCTGGCCCGCACGGTGGAACGCCAGGGTACGCAGATTTTCGAGAAGAGCCGCGTCACCCACTGGGCGCCCGGCCTGCTGCGCACCGACCGGGGAGAGCTGAAGGCTCACTGGGTGGTGCCGGCCATCGAAGGCTACGCCGTCGACCTGCCGCCGCTGGGCAATTACCAACTGCCGGTACAGAGCCTGCTGGTGGCCACCGAGCCGCTACCCGAATCGGTATGGGCCGAAATCGGCCTCGACAAGGGCCAGGCCTTCAGCGAATTCAGCCGCCAGGTCACCTACGGCCAGCGCACCCCGGACAACCGACTGGCCTTCGGCGCCCGCGGCGGCTACCGCTTCGGCGGCAAGCTGCGCAACGACTTCAGCCTGACCGAGGATGAAGTCGGCCTGCGCCGCTACCTGTTCAGCGAACTGTTCCCGCAACTCAAGGACGTGCGCATCACCCACACCTGGGGCGGCAACCTGGGCATGTCGCGGCGCTTCCACCCGCACATGCTGATCGACCGCCGCAACGGCATCGCCCTCGCCGGCGGCTACGGTGGCGAAGGCGTCGGCGCCACCAACCTGGGCGGCCGCACCCTCGCCGACCTGATCCTCGGCCAGGACAGCGCCCTCACCCGCCAGCCCTGGGTCATCAATGATCGCAGCGTGCAGGACGGCCTGCGCGGCTGGGAACCCGAGCCCTGCCGCTGGCTGGGCTACAACGCCATCATCCGCAGCTTCGTGCACGAGGACGATGTGCTGGCCAACCCCCACAGCGCGCCCTGGCGCCGCCGGCTGGCCGAGAAAGTCGCCGCCAGCATGGAAAACCTGATGACCTGGAAGGTCGGCTGA
- a CDS encoding cupin domain-containing protein, with amino-acid sequence MKLTHLKNTLHAELGEANPVAVPLGEPISETRVESIERTDRVETGIWECTPGRWRRQIVEQEFCHFIAGRGTFTPDGGEPIAFQAGDAFLLPQNSLGIWDIQETTRKTYVIIERD; translated from the coding sequence ATGAAACTGACCCACCTGAAGAACACCCTGCACGCCGAACTCGGTGAAGCCAACCCGGTTGCCGTGCCCCTGGGCGAGCCGATTTCGGAAACCCGCGTGGAATCCATCGAGCGTACCGACCGCGTGGAAACCGGCATCTGGGAATGCACCCCCGGCCGCTGGCGCCGCCAGATCGTCGAGCAGGAGTTCTGCCACTTCATCGCCGGTCGCGGCACCTTCACTCCGGACGGCGGCGAGCCGATCGCCTTCCAGGCAGGCGACGCCTTCCTGCTGCCGCAGAACAGCCTGGGCATCTGGGACATCCAGGAAACCACGCGCAAGACCTACGTGATCATCGAGCGCGACTGA
- a CDS encoding crotonase/enoyl-CoA hydratase family protein, with the protein MSVIIQKNGPVTTLVIARPAVRNAVDLPTAQALADALRDFEQDEEARVAVLTGAGGTFCAGADLAAVAEDGERRNRLEMEGDGPMGPSRMQLSKPLIAAIEGYAVAGGLELALLADLRVMAEDAVCGVFCRRFGVPLIDGGTVRLPRIVGQGRALDLILTGRPVGAQEALAMGLANRVVPSGQALESAEELAREIAEFPQLCMLADRASVFAQWELSFDVALANEFQGGMAVIESGETVDGAKRFAGGEGRHGRF; encoded by the coding sequence ATGAGCGTGATAATCCAGAAGAACGGCCCGGTGACCACCCTGGTCATCGCCCGCCCTGCGGTACGCAACGCCGTGGACCTGCCCACCGCCCAGGCGCTGGCCGATGCCCTGCGCGACTTCGAGCAGGACGAGGAAGCCCGTGTCGCCGTGCTCACCGGCGCCGGCGGGACCTTCTGCGCGGGCGCCGATCTGGCGGCGGTGGCCGAGGATGGCGAGCGGCGCAACCGCCTGGAAATGGAAGGCGATGGGCCCATGGGGCCGAGCCGTATGCAGCTGTCCAAACCACTGATCGCCGCCATCGAGGGCTACGCCGTGGCCGGCGGGCTGGAACTGGCGCTGCTGGCGGATTTGCGGGTGATGGCCGAGGACGCGGTGTGTGGGGTTTTCTGCCGTCGCTTCGGCGTGCCGCTGATTGACGGCGGCACCGTGCGCTTGCCGCGCATTGTCGGTCAGGGACGGGCGCTGGACCTGATCCTCACCGGCCGCCCGGTGGGCGCGCAGGAGGCATTGGCCATGGGCCTGGCCAATCGCGTGGTGCCCAGCGGGCAGGCGCTGGAGTCAGCCGAGGAGCTGGCGCGGGAGATCGCCGAGTTTCCGCAGCTGTGCATGCTGGCCGACCGGGCGAGCGTGTTCGCGCAATGGGAGCTGTCGTTCGACGTGGCGCTGGCCAATGAATTCCAGGGCGGGATGGCGGTGATCGAAAGCGGCGAGACGGTGGACGGGGCGAAGCGTTTCGCTGGCGGGGAAGGGCGGCACGGCCGCTTCTAG
- a CDS encoding SDR family oxidoreductase, with protein MSDALRFDGKVVIVTGAGGGIGRAHALLFAKHGAKVVVNDLGGSTHGEGANASAADRVVAEIREAGGTAIANHDSVTDGEKIVRQAVEEFGRIDVVVNNAGILRDKTFHKMEDADWDLVYKVHVEGAYKVTRAAWPFMREQGYGRVIFTSSTSGIYGNFGQSNYGMAKLGLYGLTRNLAIEGRKNNIFVNAIAPTGGTRMTEGLIPPQVFEALKPELVSPLVVYLGSEACQETSGLFEVGGGWIGKVRWERSLGVGFDPREGFSVEDVAANFAQICDFENAAHPKDNVEALREMMANLQKYAG; from the coding sequence ATGAGTGATGCCCTGCGTTTCGACGGAAAAGTCGTGATCGTTACCGGAGCCGGTGGCGGTATCGGCCGCGCCCACGCCCTGCTGTTTGCCAAGCACGGCGCCAAGGTGGTGGTGAACGACCTGGGCGGCAGCACCCATGGCGAAGGCGCCAATGCCTCGGCTGCCGACCGCGTGGTCGCGGAAATCCGCGAAGCCGGCGGCACTGCCATCGCCAACCATGACTCGGTGACCGACGGCGAGAAGATCGTCCGCCAGGCCGTCGAGGAATTCGGCCGCATCGATGTGGTGGTGAACAACGCCGGCATCCTGCGCGACAAGACCTTCCACAAGATGGAAGACGCCGACTGGGACCTGGTCTACAAGGTCCACGTCGAAGGCGCCTACAAGGTGACCCGCGCCGCGTGGCCGTTCATGCGCGAGCAGGGCTACGGCCGGGTGATCTTCACCTCGTCCACCTCCGGCATCTACGGCAACTTCGGCCAGAGCAACTACGGCATGGCCAAGCTGGGTCTCTACGGCCTGACCCGCAACCTCGCCATCGAAGGCCGCAAGAACAACATCTTCGTCAACGCCATCGCCCCCACCGGCGGCACCCGCATGACCGAAGGCCTGATCCCGCCGCAGGTGTTCGAGGCGCTCAAGCCCGAACTGGTCAGCCCGCTGGTGGTGTACCTGGGCAGCGAAGCCTGCCAGGAAACCTCCGGCCTGTTCGAAGTCGGCGGCGGCTGGATCGGCAAGGTGCGCTGGGAGCGCAGCCTGGGCGTGGGCTTTGACCCGCGCGAAGGCTTCAGCGTCGAGGACGTGGCGGCCAACTTCGCGCAGATCTGCGACTTCGAGAACGCTGCACATCCCAAGGACAACGTCGAAGCGCTGCGCGAGATGATGGCCAACCTGCAGAAATACGCCGGTTGA
- a CDS encoding alpha/beta fold hydrolase, which produces MALAGIALRDWRAQGSDFTFRGQQIRYWSAGSGVPLLLVHGFPTASWDWHYLWQPLAERYRLIACDMLGFGDSAKPRGHDYRILEQADLQQALLEHLGVREPVHLLVHDYGNSVGQELLARHEEGGFALASLAFLNGGLFPETHRAVLSQKLLLGPFGALFGRLFDRKRLAQNFAKVFGPQTQPSEAELDAFWELIRHNDGPRVMHRLIHYILDRRQHRERWVGAMQRTAVPLRLIDGPEDPISGAHMVVRYRELIPRPDTVELPGIGHYPQVEAPELVLQHYLSFRQERAP; this is translated from the coding sequence ATGGCGCTGGCCGGCATCGCCCTGCGCGACTGGCGCGCGCAGGGCAGTGACTTCACCTTCCGTGGGCAGCAGATACGTTACTGGAGCGCCGGCAGCGGCGTTCCGCTGCTGCTGGTCCACGGTTTCCCCACCGCTTCCTGGGACTGGCACTACCTCTGGCAACCGCTGGCCGAGCGCTACCGGCTGATCGCCTGCGACATGCTCGGCTTCGGCGATTCCGCCAAACCCCGGGGCCACGACTACCGCATCCTCGAACAGGCCGACCTGCAACAGGCGCTGCTGGAGCATCTGGGCGTGCGCGAGCCGGTGCACCTGCTGGTGCACGACTACGGCAACAGCGTCGGCCAGGAGCTGCTCGCGCGGCACGAGGAGGGCGGGTTCGCCCTGGCCTCGCTGGCCTTCCTCAACGGCGGGCTGTTCCCGGAGACCCACCGCGCGGTGCTCTCGCAGAAGCTGCTGCTCGGCCCGTTCGGCGCCCTGTTCGGCCGTTTGTTCGACCGCAAGCGCCTGGCGCAGAACTTCGCCAAGGTGTTCGGTCCGCAGACCCAGCCGTCCGAAGCAGAACTGGATGCGTTCTGGGAGCTGATACGCCACAACGACGGGCCGCGCGTCATGCACCGGCTGATCCACTACATCCTCGACCGCCGCCAGCACCGCGAGCGCTGGGTCGGCGCGATGCAGCGCACGGCGGTGCCGCTGCGCCTGATCGACGGTCCGGAAGACCCGATCTCCGGCGCGCACATGGTGGTTCGCTACCGGGAGTTGATCCCGCGGCCGGACACCGTCGAACTGCCCGGCATCGGCCACTACCCGCAGGTCGAGGCGCCGGAACTGGTGCTACAGCACTATCTGTCGTTCCGACAGGAAAGGGCGCCGTAG
- a CDS encoding class II aldolase/adducin family protein produces MHAAHPLPTVNVKDQVSAAEWQTRVDLAACYRLIALQGWDDLIFTHISAKVPGTEDFLINPYGMMFHEITASSLVKVDASGKKLMDSPYDINPAGYTIHSAIHDVRHDVECVLHTHTAAGIAVSAQKQGLLPISQQSLFVLSSLAYHGYEGVALNHDEKARLQADLGEANFMILPNHGLLTCSGTIADTFLMMFTLQRACEIQVLAQGGGAELIMIPQPILDGARAMAAAVTKSKQGMGGALAWPALLRKLDLQNPGYRD; encoded by the coding sequence ATGCACGCCGCTCATCCGCTGCCCACCGTGAACGTCAAGGACCAGGTCTCCGCCGCCGAATGGCAGACCCGCGTCGACCTCGCCGCCTGTTACCGGCTGATCGCCCTGCAGGGTTGGGACGACCTGATCTTCACCCACATCTCGGCCAAGGTCCCCGGCACCGAGGACTTCCTGATCAACCCCTACGGCATGATGTTCCACGAGATCACCGCGTCGAGCCTGGTGAAAGTGGATGCCTCGGGCAAGAAGCTGATGGACAGCCCCTACGACATCAACCCGGCGGGCTACACCATCCACAGCGCGATCCACGACGTGCGCCACGATGTCGAGTGCGTGCTGCACACCCACACCGCCGCCGGCATCGCCGTCTCCGCGCAGAAGCAGGGCCTGCTGCCGATTTCCCAGCAGTCGCTGTTCGTCCTCTCCAGCCTGGCCTATCACGGCTATGAGGGCGTGGCGCTGAACCATGACGAGAAGGCGCGCCTGCAGGCGGACCTGGGCGAAGCCAACTTCATGATCCTGCCCAACCACGGCCTGCTGACCTGCTCGGGCACCATCGCCGATACCTTCCTGATGATGTTCACCCTGCAGCGCGCCTGCGAAATCCAGGTGCTGGCCCAGGGTGGCGGCGCCGAGCTGATCATGATCCCGCAGCCGATCCTCGATGGCGCCCGCGCCATGGCCGCCGCCGTGACCAAGAGCAAACAGGGCATGGGTGGCGCGCTGGCGTGGCCGGCACTGCTGCGCAAGCTGGACCTGCAGAACCCCGGCTACCGCGACTGA
- a CDS encoding WbqC family protein translates to MKRTAIMQPYFFPYLGYFSLIKHTDLFVLFDTVQYIHHGWIERNRILNHQAGWSYIRVPRIKHHRQTLIKDVRLDNRQDWRRSLFSQLDVYRKVAPYYREVREMIAASLDHPFEDIVSLNKTTLEATCAYLGFPRKMPVLSHMELPMEQPTAPDEWALNICKALGGVEEYWNPPGGQSFFDRGKYEAAGLTLRFQEPKLTPYEQKRPTFEAGLSIIDVMMFNSPTETSQMLDAYELS, encoded by the coding sequence GTGAAACGAACCGCCATCATGCAGCCCTACTTCTTCCCGTACCTGGGCTACTTCAGCCTGATCAAGCACACCGACCTGTTCGTCCTGTTCGATACCGTGCAGTACATCCACCACGGCTGGATCGAGCGCAACCGCATCCTCAATCACCAGGCCGGCTGGTCGTACATCCGCGTGCCGCGGATCAAGCACCACCGCCAGACGCTGATCAAGGACGTGCGCCTGGACAACCGCCAGGACTGGCGGCGCAGCCTGTTCTCCCAGCTGGACGTGTACCGCAAGGTCGCGCCCTATTACCGCGAGGTGCGGGAAATGATCGCCGCATCCCTGGACCATCCGTTCGAGGACATCGTCTCGCTGAACAAGACCACCCTGGAGGCCACCTGCGCCTACCTCGGCTTCCCCCGGAAGATGCCGGTGCTGTCGCACATGGAGCTGCCGATGGAGCAACCGACAGCGCCGGACGAGTGGGCGCTGAACATCTGCAAGGCGCTGGGCGGCGTGGAGGAGTACTGGAACCCGCCGGGCGGGCAGAGCTTCTTCGACCGTGGCAAGTACGAGGCCGCCGGGCTGACCCTGCGCTTCCAGGAGCCGAAGCTCACGCCCTATGAGCAGAAGCGCCCGACCTTCGAGGCGGGCTTGTCGATCATCGACGTGATGATGTTCAACTCCCCCACCGAAACCTCACAGATGCTCGATGCCTACGAACTGAGCTGA
- a CDS encoding LrgB family protein, translated as MSLDKQALFWLAVTLGGYLLSRTLYRRFQQYWLSPIVFVPVLLFALAIPLQARYVDYARDTSWLVALLGPATVAFAIPIWQQRALLARHWPALLTGMLAGSTMAIGSSWALAHALALDGQVTLSLIPRSITTPFAMEMSHDLGGVPALTAAFVMITGVFGALIGGVLMKMLHLRSALARGALLGVGAHGAGTSRAYEFGGEEGSAAGLLMVLTGLFNLLLAPVLVWCL; from the coding sequence ATGAGCCTCGATAAGCAAGCCCTGTTCTGGTTGGCCGTGACCCTGGGCGGTTACCTGCTCAGCCGTACCCTCTACCGCCGTTTCCAGCAGTACTGGCTGTCGCCCATCGTCTTCGTGCCGGTGCTGCTGTTCGCCCTGGCGATTCCGCTGCAGGCCCGTTACGTCGACTACGCCCGTGACACCAGCTGGCTGGTGGCGCTGCTCGGCCCGGCCACCGTGGCCTTCGCCATCCCGATCTGGCAGCAGCGTGCCTTGCTCGCCCGCCACTGGCCGGCGTTGCTGACCGGCATGCTGGCTGGCTCGACCATGGCCATCGGCAGCTCCTGGGCGCTCGCCCACGCGCTGGCGCTGGACGGCCAGGTGACCCTGTCGCTGATCCCGCGCTCGATCACCACGCCCTTCGCCATGGAAATGTCCCACGACCTGGGCGGTGTACCGGCGCTGACTGCGGCCTTCGTCATGATCACCGGGGTGTTCGGCGCGCTGATCGGTGGCGTGCTGATGAAGATGCTGCACCTGCGCTCTGCCCTGGCCCGTGGCGCGCTGCTGGGCGTCGGCGCCCATGGCGCGGGCACCAGCCGGGCCTACGAGTTCGGCGGTGAAGAGGGTTCGGCGGCCGGCCTGCTGATGGTCCTGACCGGGCTGTTCAACCTGCTGCTGGCGCCGGTTCTGGTCTGGTGCCTGTAA
- a CDS encoding CidA/LrgA family protein, producing the protein MFRRAARLIFELAVLAAFWWVGGWIATLTGLPLPGGVIGLALLLVLFACGAIRPALLQGGAGLLLAEMLLFFIPALMSLLDYGPLLRSEGWKILLVITASTVMVMLSTALAVEWMCNRSSRHEPR; encoded by the coding sequence ATGTTCCGCCGCGCCGCCCGCCTGATTTTCGAACTCGCCGTCCTCGCCGCCTTCTGGTGGGTGGGCGGCTGGATCGCCACGCTCACCGGCCTGCCGCTGCCGGGCGGGGTGATCGGCCTGGCACTGCTGCTGGTGCTGTTCGCCTGTGGGGCCATCCGCCCGGCCCTGCTGCAGGGCGGCGCCGGCCTGCTGCTGGCGGAGATGCTGCTGTTCTTCATCCCCGCGCTGATGAGCCTGCTCGACTATGGCCCGCTGCTGCGCAGTGAAGGCTGGAAGATTCTGCTGGTGATCACTGCCAGCACTGTGATGGTGATGCTCTCCACCGCCCTGGCGGTGGAATGGATGTGCAACAGGAGTTCGCGCCATGAGCCTCGATAA
- a CDS encoding LysR family transcriptional regulator: MEFKQLRTFAEVVRHGSFTQAAVYLNASQSAVSKQVAQLEQSLRVQLLERSGPHIRLTAAGEVVLRRAEDMLRLRRELHTELDDLTQLHRGELRLGLPLLGADALFAGRFAEYRRRYPNIDVHLIEGGSKTMEEMVHSGELELGGGLTPDDPGFDWQPFCNEPLDVLLPAAHPLAGRGSLELAELSDTPFLLYQQSFTLNDRLLRACREAGFEPKEGGRSGQADFLGALVAAGQGAVLLPRVVAKDLERPGLVRVLLSQPDLRWDISFIWRRDAYLSNAAKAWLALMVEMPLHPEGAE; encoded by the coding sequence ATGGAATTCAAGCAACTGCGCACCTTCGCCGAAGTCGTGCGCCACGGTAGTTTCACCCAGGCGGCGGTGTACCTGAACGCCAGTCAGTCGGCGGTGAGCAAGCAGGTCGCACAGCTGGAGCAGAGCCTGCGCGTGCAGCTGCTGGAGCGCAGCGGCCCGCACATCCGCCTGACCGCAGCAGGCGAAGTGGTGCTGCGCCGCGCCGAGGACATGCTGCGCCTGCGCCGCGAGCTGCATACCGAACTGGACGACCTTACCCAGCTGCACCGCGGCGAACTGCGCCTGGGCCTTCCGCTGCTGGGCGCGGATGCGCTGTTCGCCGGACGCTTCGCCGAATACCGGCGGCGCTACCCGAACATCGACGTGCACCTGATCGAGGGCGGCAGCAAGACCATGGAAGAGATGGTCCACAGCGGCGAGCTGGAGCTGGGCGGCGGCCTCACGCCGGACGACCCCGGCTTCGACTGGCAGCCCTTCTGCAACGAGCCGCTGGACGTACTGCTGCCCGCCGCCCACCCGCTGGCCGGGCGCGGCAGCCTGGAGCTGGCGGAACTCTCCGATACCCCTTTCCTGCTCTACCAGCAGAGTTTCACCCTCAACGACCGCCTGCTGCGCGCCTGCCGCGAGGCCGGTTTCGAACCGAAGGAAGGCGGCCGCAGCGGCCAGGCGGACTTCCTCGGCGCGCTGGTCGCCGCCGGGCAAGGCGCGGTGCTGCTGCCGCGGGTGGTGGCGAAGGACCTGGAGCGGCCGGGGCTGGTGCGCGTGCTGCTGAGTCAGCCGGACCTGCGCTGGGACATCAGTTTCATCTGGCGGCGCGACGCCTACCTGTCGAATGCCGCGAAGGCCTGGCTGGCGTTGATGGTGGAGATGCCGCTGCATCCAGAAGGTGCGGAGTGA
- a CDS encoding cupin domain-containing protein, which produces MHPRARYLIDTLQLAPHPEGGFYRRVFESRLVGADGRPQSSAILFLLPAGTVSRWHGVDADELWHFHEGSALELLVAERPDAEVRRETLGPVGEGSLPQRAVPAHAWQAARCLGDYVLVGCTVSPAFEFAGFRLLADDREAQLQWPRLVSEFPGLL; this is translated from the coding sequence ATGCATCCCCGCGCCCGCTACCTGATCGACACCCTGCAGCTCGCCCCGCACCCCGAGGGCGGCTTCTATCGCCGGGTATTCGAATCGAGGCTGGTGGGCGCCGATGGCCGGCCACAGTCGTCGGCCATCCTCTTCCTCCTGCCCGCCGGCACCGTCAGCCGCTGGCATGGTGTGGATGCCGACGAGCTCTGGCACTTTCACGAGGGCAGCGCGCTGGAGTTGCTGGTCGCCGAACGGCCGGATGCCGAGGTGCGCCGCGAAACCCTCGGCCCGGTGGGCGAGGGCAGCCTGCCGCAACGCGCCGTGCCCGCCCATGCCTGGCAGGCCGCGCGTTGCCTGGGGGATTACGTGCTGGTGGGCTGCACCGTGTCGCCGGCTTTCGAATTCGCCGGCTTCCGGCTGCTGGCGGATGACCGAGAGGCGCAGCTGCAGTGGCCGCGGCTCGTCAGCGAGTTTCCTGGGCTGCTCTGA
- a CDS encoding flavodoxin has protein sequence MKVAIVSGSVYGTAEEVARHAKRLLEAAGFEAWYDPRATLDAMLEFAPEAFLVVTATTGMGDLPDSFQPLFHAIRDRLPGEWRGRPGAVLALGDSSYGDTYCGGGEQVRELYAELGVQEVVPMLRLDGSETVDQETDSEPWLADFIAALKA, from the coding sequence ATGAAAGTCGCCATCGTGTCTGGTTCGGTCTACGGCACCGCCGAAGAAGTCGCGCGCCACGCCAAGCGCCTGCTCGAAGCCGCCGGCTTCGAGGCCTGGTATGACCCGCGCGCCACCCTGGACGCCATGCTCGAGTTCGCTCCCGAGGCCTTCTTGGTGGTGACCGCCACCACCGGCATGGGCGACCTGCCGGACAGCTTCCAGCCGCTGTTCCACGCCATCCGCGACCGCCTGCCGGGCGAGTGGCGCGGTCGTCCGGGCGCCGTGCTGGCGCTGGGCGATTCCAGCTACGGCGATACCTATTGCGGCGGCGGCGAGCAGGTGCGTGAGCTGTACGCCGAGCTGGGCGTGCAGGAAGTGGTGCCGATGCTGCGCCTGGACGGCAGCGAGACGGTGGACCAGGAGACCGACTCCGAGCCGTGGCTGGCCGATTTCATCGCCGCGCTGAAGGCCTGA
- the folM gene encoding dihydromonapterin reductase: MGQTPAPILITGASQRIGLHCAKRLLLEGQPVIVTYRQDKPGIAELRELGATCLHAELADEAGILAFIDELKSRTDRLRAIIHNASAWIGDTPGEEAQAFESLFRLHMLAPYLINLRCAPLLERDAAERGAPADIIHLSDDVARKGSANRIAYCASKAGLDNLTLSFAASLAPRIKVNGIAPALILFNEGDDDAYRARTLAKSAMGIEPGPDVIYQSVRYLLDSPYVTGTTLTVNGGRHLK, from the coding sequence ATGGGCCAGACCCCAGCCCCCATCCTGATCACCGGCGCCAGCCAGCGCATCGGCCTGCATTGCGCGAAACGCCTGCTGCTCGAAGGCCAGCCGGTCATCGTGACCTATCGCCAGGACAAGCCCGGCATCGCCGAACTGCGCGAACTGGGCGCCACCTGCCTGCACGCCGAACTGGCCGATGAAGCCGGCATCCTCGCCTTCATCGACGAGTTGAAGTCCCGCACCGACCGGCTGCGCGCGATCATCCACAACGCCTCGGCGTGGATTGGCGACACCCCCGGCGAGGAAGCCCAGGCCTTCGAATCGCTGTTCCGCCTGCACATGCTCGCGCCCTACCTGATCAACCTGCGCTGCGCGCCCCTGCTCGAGCGCGACGCCGCCGAGCGCGGCGCCCCGGCAGACATCATCCACCTTTCCGACGACGTCGCCCGCAAGGGCAGCGCCAACCGCATCGCCTACTGCGCCAGCAAGGCCGGCCTGGACAACCTCACCCTGTCCTTCGCCGCGAGCCTCGCGCCGCGCATCAAGGTCAACGGCATCGCGCCGGCACTGATCCTGTTCAACGAAGGCGACGACGACGCCTACCGCGCCCGCACCCTGGCGAAATCCGCCATGGGCATCGAGCCCGGCCCGGACGTGATCTACCAGAGCGTGCGCTACCTGCTCGACAGCCCTTACGTGACCGGCACTACCCTGACCGTCAACGGCGGCCGGCACCTCAAATGA